CTTTGCATTATCCCAGGCACCACCTGCATTTGCCATAAATACAGCAAGCAGCTGACCTGATAAAATAATTCCAACAAGGTATCCACCTAATGCCTCTGCTCCAAAGCTAAAGCCAATAATAACAGGTGCTAGGACAGCAAGCAATCCAGGGCCTACAAGCTCTTTTTGTGCGGCAGATGTTGCAATATCAATACACTTTGCATATTCTGGCTTTGCTGTGCCTTCCATAATCCCAGGGATTTCATGGAATTGCCTTCTAACTTCGTTAACCATTTCTCCTGCTGCCCTTCCAACAGCCCGAACAAGAAGCGATGAGAATAGAAATGGAATCCCACCACCAAAGAGAAATCCAACAAATACAAGGGGAACATTTATCCTAATCCCTGTTTCTAAAAGTCCTGATGAGCCAATGTATGAAGAAAATAGAGAAATAGCGGCAATTGCGGCTGTTGCAATGGCAAAACCCTTTGTTGTAGCCTTCGTTGTATTTCCAACAGCATCAAGCTTGTTTGTAATCTCCTCTGTCTTTCCCTCATGTCCTACCCCGGTCATCTCACCAATCCCATGTGCATTATCTGTAACAGGTCCATAAGAATCCATTGAAACAATAACACCTGTTGTTGCAAGCATTCCCATTCCACATAAAGAGATGCCATATAAAGCAAGATTAACATCTCCACTAAAGAGCAACATTGATGTAACAATTGCCAAAGCAATAAGAAAGATAGACCAGACAGAGGACTCAAGGCCAACAGCAAATCCAGAAAGAATTGTTGTTGCAGGTCCTGTTTGTGTTGACCTTGCTATCTCCTGAACTGGCGATTGCTTTACGGACGTGAAATGCTCTGTTAAGTAAGAGATGCAAATAGCCAAAATAAGGCCAATTGAAACAGCACATCCAAAGCGAAGGTCGCAATTCATATAAAAATAAGAGACAATGAGTGCGGCAATGGCTGTAATAATGGCAGAAACAGTAAATGCCCTTTGAATTGGTCTCATTGCATCCTCATCCTCTGATTTCGCCTGAACGATGTATGTTCCAAGTATGGATGTTAAAACACCAATCGCACGAATGATTAAGGGAAATATAATGCCTGTTGCTCCATATTGGGATGGTGGCAGGGCAATTGTTCCCAAAATCATTGCGGCAACAAGGGTTACCTCATAAGACTCAAATATATCTGCTGCCATTCCTGCACAATCACCAACATTGTCTCCAACATTATCTGCTATTGTTGCCGCATTCCTTGGGTCATCTTCTGGAATCCCCTTTTCTACCTTTCCAACAAGGTCTGCACCAACATCTGCGGCTTTTGTATAGATTCCTCCACCAACCCTCATAAATAAAGCAAGGAGGCATCCGCCAAATCCAAAACCAACAAGAACCTCATAGCACCTTTCTTTATATATCATATAAATTATTGTTGCTCCAATAATTCCAAGACCAACGCAAATCATTCCAGTAATTGAGCCTGTTCTAAAGCTTATTTTTAATGCCTTTCTCAAAGATGACCTGGCAGCCTGGGTTGTCCTGACATTTCCCCTTACAGCTAAGCTCATTCCTATTCCACCAATAGCCGCAGAGAATATTGCTCCCATCAAAAATGCAAGGCTTCTTCCAATGGCAACAAACCAATCGAAGCCTTGATTTTCAATATGTGTTCCTCCCTCAGATGGTGGCGATGTAAACAAAAGGACAATTGTAAGGACAAGAATAAGCCCTGCAATTGTTGTAAATTGTCGCTTTAAGTAGGCATTTGCTCCCTCCTGGATTGCAGATGCAACACGCCTCATATCTTCTGTTCCCTGGTCTTCTTTTAAAATTGTAGTGCCTAGAAAAAAGGCATAGACAAGACCCAAAATCCCACTTCCTAATACAACCCAAAGAATTACATTTTCAAACATTTCCCTTATTCCTCCCAATTTAAAAATTTACATAAATATAATCAAAACCAAAATAATTGTCAAGGTTTTTCAGAAAAATTTTTTTGGCTCTCAGCATTCAACAGGAGACATTTTTCATGCCTGTTTGGTTTAGGGGTTAGGAAGTTAGTCGCTTTTTACCAACATCCTAACCCGACTTCCATACTGGCTTCCTAACTACTGCATTGTAACGCAAATTATTAAAGGCTTTTAGTCTAACTGTATATTGCAACAATTTATGCAAGATACTATAAAGCAAAAAGACATTATTTAACTTTTAATGTTACAATGCACTACAGCTTTATCTTATTGTTTATATAGATTTGTAAAAAGTTGGGGAAGTTCTAAATAGTTACAAAATCCCTTTACAAAAAGAAGATAGGTTTTTATAATTTTAGAGGTGATGAAAAATGAATAGCTTTAAAACATTTATTCTCTTATGTAGTCTTACTTTGTTGCTTCTTGCAATAGGAAGGGTAATTGGAGGGCAGGGAGGGCTTACATTTGCCCTTATTATGGCAGGGGTTATGAACCTCGGAGCATATTTTTTCTCTGATAAGATAGTCCTTGCGATGTATGGAGCAAAAGAAATCTTAGAAAAGGATTTTCCCGATGTCCATAGGATTGTCTATAACCTTACACAGGCATCAGGGATGCCAAAGCCAAAGGTATATCTTATGGAAAATGCATCGCCAAATGCCTTTGCTACAGGAAGAGACCCAAAACATGCCTCTGTTGCTGTAACAACAGGGATATTAAGGCTTCTTTCTTATGAGGAGCTAGAGGGTGTATTGGGTCATGAGCTTGCTCATATAAAAAATAGGGATATTTTAATAGCAACAATTGCCGCAACAATTGCTGGTGCTATAAGCTATCTTGCTCATATGGCACAATGGGCAGCTATATTTGGAGGAAGCAGGAGGGATGAGGAGGGAAGAAGTAGCAATCCCCTAGTTTTCCTTGCAATAGCCATTGTCGCACCATTAGCGGCTTTGCTCATCCAGCTTGCCATATCAAGGTCAAGGGAATACCTTGCAGATTCTGAGGGAGCAAGAATCTGTGGCTCTCCGAATAAGCTTGCATCCTCCCTTGAGAAATTAAGGATGAGTGTTAGTAGGATTCCAATGGATGCAAACCCATCAACAGCCCATATGTTTATTGTCAATCCATTATCTGGTGGGTTTTTCCTCTCCCTTTTCTCAACACATCCTCCAATTGAAGAAAGGATAAGGCGATTAAGGGAGATGATAAGATAAAAACCACACTAGACTATAAAACAAGGGGTCAATTTTCATCCTCTAATAAAGAGTCAGAGAGGCTTAGAGTTAGAGAGTCTGGAAATTACAGCCTTTTAGACTCTTAAGACCCTCCGACTCCTAGACCCTTTAGACTCTACAGGCTTTCCTTAAAATTAGGTGAACACATACAAATCTTATACATGTGATATAGTAACAATCCCATAAAATTCCTTGAAAATAAATAGGTTTTGCTATACAATTCTTTTATGATATTCAATCTAATAATTAGTATGAGACCAAAGCAATGGATAAAGAATCTCTTTATCTTTGCTGCTTTGGTTTTTGGAGAAAGGCTAAATGATCCTATTTCTTTACTTAAGGTTTCTTTTGGATTTATTCTATTTTGCCTTATTGCAGGCTCTGGTTATCTTATAAATGATGTAATTGACCAAAAAAAGGATAGGCTACATCCATTAAAATTAAAAAGGCCTATTATATCCGGTGCTCTAAAAAAAGAATATGCCATAATCTTTGCCATTCTATTTATTATAGCCTCCATTTCTTTTTCATTTTTTATAAATTATAATTTTAGCCTTTGCCTTGTTTCTTATCTTCTTCTTTCTTTATCCTATTCATTTTTTCTTAAAAATATTGTTATTATTGACATTCTTATCCTTTCTTTTGGGTTTGTAATAAGGGTTATTACAGGTGCGTTTGCTATTGGTGTTTCTATTTCTCTCTGGCTTCTTATCTGCACAATGCTTATAGCCCTGTTTCTTATACTAAGCAAAAGAAGGCATGAGCTTGTTCTTTTAGAGAACGATGCCTCATTGCATCGTGAAATTCTCTCTGAATATAGCCCTTCCTTTATTGATGAGATGATTTCAGCCATAACAGGTGCGGCTGTTATTGCCTATTCTTTATATGCCTTTCAGGTAAGAGACAAATTTGGAGAATATTTTCCCCTGACCATACCTTTTGTACTATATGGGATATTTAGATACCTCTACCTTGTCCATCAAAAAGGGAGGGGAGGCTCTCCTGAGATAGACATTACACAAGATAAACCCTTAATGATCAATATGCTTCTTTGGATTGCTTGTGTTTTATGTATAATATACCTATAAACTTCTTATAAGCTTGTCTATATCAGAGAATAGCTCTTGAAATATAAAGGAAGAGACATTCCAAAGAAAAGGAAAGAGAAGAAAAAGAACAATTAAACCAGAAAGAATGGTAATTGGAAAACCAAATATCATAATGTTTATCAAGGGTGCTGCCTTTGAAAGAAGACCCAATGAGAGATTTACAAGGAATAATACACAAAGAAGGGGGAAGCTAATCTTAAGGGCTGTGGTGAACATCTTGCAAAACACATCAATCATAGAAGAAGAAAGGATTTTTGAGGAAATGAGGGATAACCCGGAAACAAAGCCAAATGAAGAAATTACACCGTGAAGGATTGTTTGTGGTCCATCTATTGTAATAAATACAAGCATTCCAAATAGCCCTAATAATTGCCCAATAACAGGTTGCTCTACCTCAGAAAGTGGGTCAAAGACATTGCTTATGGCAAACCCCATTGAAACAGAATAGAATTCTGCTGACAGGCTAAATAAAGAAACAATAAAGGAGGCAAAGAGCCCAATGGTAAGCCCAATAATAATTTCAGATATGGAAAGAATACCGTAGTTAATGATATTTGTTGGTGGTTGTGGAATAAAGGAAAGGACAGGAGGTGCTGCGGCAAGGGAAGCAAGAAGGCAAATGCCTACCCTTATTGGATAGCCTATATTTGGGCTTGAAAACAGAGGGGCTGTTATGAATATCCCAGATATTCTAAGGAATACAAGCAAGAATTTTTGGAATTCAGAAAGTAGAACTTCCATTATTAAAGGGTTGAAATTATCTCAAACACCCTTATTGTCCACCATCCCATTGTCTTTCCAAGCCAGGCAGCACATAGCCCACCTGTAATAAGAACAGCCAAAATCTTTGGGACAAATGTTATTGTTTGCTCCTGAATGGATGTTGCTGTTTGAAGAATAGAGATTATTAAACCAACAATAATTGATACAGCAAGCATTGGAAGCGATAAGATTATAGCATAAAAAATAGCCTCCTGAAAAAGCCTGATTACTAACCCCTCTGTCATCTTATATATGTTTACTCCCCTGCATAAAAAATCCTAAATTCAAAATCTTAAAACAAATCCAAAATTCAAAGCACAAAAGAAAAAACATCCATAGATCCTTTAGACTCCTAGACTCTTTGACCCCTAGACTCTTTAGACTCTTCAATGAAAACTCAAAACAAGCCTATGGATTAAAAGATTCCATCCATCAACC
This region of bacterium genomic DNA includes:
- a CDS encoding sodium-translocating pyrophosphatase, which codes for MFENVILWVVLGSGILGLVYAFFLGTTILKEDQGTEDMRRVASAIQEGANAYLKRQFTTIAGLILVLTIVLLFTSPPSEGGTHIENQGFDWFVAIGRSLAFLMGAIFSAAIGGIGMSLAVRGNVRTTQAARSSLRKALKISFRTGSITGMICVGLGIIGATIIYMIYKERCYEVLVGFGFGGCLLALFMRVGGGIYTKAADVGADLVGKVEKGIPEDDPRNAATIADNVGDNVGDCAGMAADIFESYEVTLVAAMILGTIALPPSQYGATGIIFPLIIRAIGVLTSILGTYIVQAKSEDEDAMRPIQRAFTVSAIITAIAALIVSYFYMNCDLRFGCAVSIGLILAICISYLTEHFTSVKQSPVQEIARSTQTGPATTILSGFAVGLESSVWSIFLIALAIVTSMLLFSGDVNLALYGISLCGMGMLATTGVIVSMDSYGPVTDNAHGIGEMTGVGHEGKTEEITNKLDAVGNTTKATTKGFAIATAAIAAISLFSSYIGSSGLLETGIRINVPLVFVGFLFGGGIPFLFSSLLVRAVGRAAGEMVNEVRRQFHEIPGIMEGTAKPEYAKCIDIATSAAQKELVGPGLLAVLAPVIIGFSFGAEALGGYLVGIILSGQLLAVFMANAGGAWDNAKKFIEEGNYGGKGSDCHKAGVIGDTVGDPLKDTSGPALNPLIKVMNLIALLIAGLIMKYGIIRKGGFSLETGTIIAIVISLIIVGVAIINSKREAFKGK
- the htpX gene encoding zinc metalloprotease HtpX, coding for MNSFKTFILLCSLTLLLLAIGRVIGGQGGLTFALIMAGVMNLGAYFFSDKIVLAMYGAKEILEKDFPDVHRIVYNLTQASGMPKPKVYLMENASPNAFATGRDPKHASVAVTTGILRLLSYEELEGVLGHELAHIKNRDILIATIAATIAGAISYLAHMAQWAAIFGGSRRDEEGRSSNPLVFLAIAIVAPLAALLIQLAISRSREYLADSEGARICGSPNKLASSLEKLRMSVSRIPMDANPSTAHMFIVNPLSGGFFLSLFSTHPPIEERIRRLREMIR
- a CDS encoding decaprenyl-phosphate phosphoribosyltransferase, whose protein sequence is MIFNLIISMRPKQWIKNLFIFAALVFGERLNDPISLLKVSFGFILFCLIAGSGYLINDVIDQKKDRLHPLKLKRPIISGALKKEYAIIFAILFIIASISFSFFINYNFSLCLVSYLLLSLSYSFFLKNIVIIDILILSFGFVIRVITGAFAIGVSISLWLLICTMLIALFLILSKRRHELVLLENDASLHREILSEYSPSFIDEMISAITGAAVIAYSLYAFQVRDKFGEYFPLTIPFVLYGIFRYLYLVHQKGRGGSPEIDITQDKPLMINMLLWIACVLCIIYL
- the fliR gene encoding flagellar biosynthetic protein FliR — its product is MEVLLSEFQKFLLVFLRISGIFITAPLFSSPNIGYPIRVGICLLASLAAAPPVLSFIPQPPTNIINYGILSISEIIIGLTIGLFASFIVSLFSLSAEFYSVSMGFAISNVFDPLSEVEQPVIGQLLGLFGMLVFITIDGPQTILHGVISSFGFVSGLSLISSKILSSSMIDVFCKMFTTALKISFPLLCVLFLVNLSLGLLSKAAPLINIMIFGFPITILSGLIVLFLLFPFLWNVSSFIFQELFSDIDKLIRSL
- a CDS encoding flagellar biosynthetic protein FliQ → MTEGLVIRLFQEAIFYAIILSLPMLAVSIIVGLIISILQTATSIQEQTITFVPKILAVLITGGLCAAWLGKTMGWWTIRVFEIISTL